The Gammaproteobacteria bacterium genome includes a region encoding these proteins:
- a CDS encoding hydrogenase maturation protease: protein MRDPFPGPHGRAPLKPARVIGLGSPFGTDSIGWDLVEELARWNELPPGVAEFSRCGRPDAVLLETLGSPGLVILIDAMRSGRPPGTVRCFAAADVMAGTGMISTHDFGIKSALTLADAIGGLVAEVRVLGVEIAPEPGPTGLRPRPPAALSDARGGVEILSEIKKILMSTVKEHGYL from the coding sequence GTGCGCGACCCATTTCCTGGACCTCACGGTCGAGCGCCTCTGAAGCCGGCCCGAGTCATCGGCCTGGGTTCGCCGTTCGGAACCGACAGCATCGGCTGGGATCTCGTGGAGGAACTCGCCCGCTGGAACGAACTGCCGCCGGGGGTCGCGGAATTCTCGCGCTGTGGCCGGCCCGACGCCGTACTGCTGGAGACGCTGGGGTCGCCCGGCCTGGTCATTCTGATCGACGCCATGCGCAGCGGGAGGCCGCCGGGGACCGTCCGCTGTTTCGCGGCGGCGGATGTCATGGCCGGCACGGGCATGATTTCGACCCATGACTTTGGCATAAAGTCTGCATTGACATTGGCGGACGCCATCGGCGGGCTGGTCGCGGAAGTACGGGTCTTAGGCGTCGAGATCGCGCCGGAGCCGGGTCCGACAGGGCTCCGCCCAAGACCTCCCGCGGCCTTGTCAGATGCCCGGGGCGGCGTGGAAATTTTAAGTGAAATCAAAAAAATATTAATG